From a region of the Paenibacillus lutimineralis genome:
- a CDS encoding sugar phosphate isomerase/epimerase family protein has translation MKLGISSYSLYQAMEAGSMDILSVIDWVKEIGAEHIEVVPLGFSLVDNPELIDQIVERAAKAGIEISNYAIGANFITDTEEAYEAEIERVLKEVDVAHRLGVKLMRHDVASRPDTSIVNFNSDLKRIADACRKIADYAKGFGITTSVENHGYYVQASDRVQTLVHTVGRDNYKTTLDIGNFVCVDEDPIRAVKNNISIASMVHVKDFYIRPADRNPGEGWFPSAAGRYLRGAIAGQGDLDIPGLLGIVKNSGYDGYLSIEYEGMEDCRRGTKIAFDNVKRIWNEL, from the coding sequence ATGAAATTGGGAATTAGCTCTTATAGTTTATATCAGGCCATGGAAGCAGGGTCTATGGATATACTGAGTGTCATTGATTGGGTGAAGGAGATTGGAGCCGAGCATATCGAGGTCGTTCCCCTGGGGTTCAGCTTGGTAGACAATCCTGAACTGATAGATCAGATCGTAGAGCGTGCTGCAAAGGCCGGAATCGAGATCTCCAACTATGCCATCGGTGCCAACTTTATTACAGATACGGAGGAAGCCTACGAGGCTGAGATCGAGCGAGTATTGAAGGAAGTAGATGTCGCTCACCGGCTTGGCGTGAAGCTGATGCGCCATGATGTCGCTTCCCGCCCCGACACTTCGATTGTGAACTTCAATTCCGATCTGAAGCGAATTGCGGACGCCTGCCGTAAAATCGCCGATTATGCCAAGGGCTTCGGCATTACAACAAGTGTAGAGAACCATGGCTACTACGTTCAAGCTAGTGACCGGGTTCAGACGCTGGTTCATACCGTGGGCCGGGATAACTACAAGACGACGCTCGATATCGGCAACTTCGTCTGTGTTGATGAAGACCCGATCCGCGCGGTCAAAAATAATATCAGTATCGCCTCCATGGTGCATGTGAAGGACTTCTATATCCGTCCTGCCGATCGCAACCCGGGAGAAGGCTGGTTCCCTAGTGCAGCAGGCCGTTACCTGCGCGGAGCTATTGCCGGACAAGGAGACCTCGATATACCGGGCCTGCTGGGAATCGTCAAGAACTCCGGGTACGATGGATACTTATCGATCGAATATGAAGGCATGGAAGACTGCCGACGGGGAACGAAGATCGCCTTCGATAACGTAAAGCGGATCTGGAACGAACTGTAG
- a CDS encoding sugar phosphate isomerase/epimerase family protein gives MKLTNKIGVIVDSFGIGVREGLKKAKEVGAEGVQIYAVSGEMDPDQLSPAQRKELRQYIADLGLEISALCGDLAGHGFQDAAANPAKIEKSKRILDLAMDLGTNVVTTHIGIVPEDRNGQIYTAMQEACEELGVYANSLNAYFAIETGPEPAAHLKSFLDTLSTRGVSVNFDPANMVMVTGDDPVEGVKTLKDYIVHTHVKDGHRLRLIDPKDVYGYLGYDAMDHQKIAEMASSGAAFEEVPLGEGKVDFPAYFAALQEIGYKGYLTIEREVGDNPAADIEKAVKFIKAYRN, from the coding sequence GTGAAATTGACGAACAAAATCGGTGTCATTGTAGACAGCTTCGGAATTGGCGTTCGTGAAGGCTTGAAGAAAGCGAAGGAGGTTGGTGCGGAGGGCGTACAAATCTACGCGGTGTCGGGTGAAATGGACCCGGATCAGCTTAGTCCAGCCCAACGCAAGGAACTGCGCCAATACATCGCGGATCTGGGGCTAGAGATCTCAGCGCTCTGCGGGGACCTGGCCGGACATGGCTTCCAAGATGCAGCCGCCAACCCGGCAAAAATCGAGAAATCCAAAAGAATTCTCGACCTGGCTATGGACCTCGGCACCAACGTGGTGACTACCCATATCGGGATCGTTCCAGAAGATCGCAATGGACAAATTTACACAGCTATGCAAGAAGCCTGTGAAGAGCTGGGCGTCTATGCGAACAGCTTGAACGCGTACTTCGCTATAGAGACTGGACCAGAACCGGCAGCCCACCTGAAGAGCTTCCTGGACACGCTTAGCACTCGCGGCGTCTCCGTCAACTTTGACCCTGCCAATATGGTCATGGTCACAGGCGATGACCCGGTAGAGGGCGTCAAGACGCTCAAGGATTACATCGTGCATACACATGTCAAAGACGGACATCGTCTCCGCCTTATAGATCCTAAGGATGTCTATGGCTATCTTGGCTATGATGCAATGGATCATCAGAAGATTGCCGAAATGGCCAGCTCCGGAGCAGCCTTCGAAGAAGTTCCGCTCGGGGAAGGCAAAGTGGACTTCCCTGCCTACTTCGCAGCTCTGCAGGAGATTGGCTATAAAGGCTACCTGACCATCGAGAGAGAAGTCGGAGATAACCCTGCTGCGGACATCGAGAAGGCCGTTAAGTTCATTAAAGCTTACCGCAACTAG
- a CDS encoding Gfo/Idh/MocA family protein: MKQVKIGLIGCGSISECHLNAYQANPHVQLYAVCDLNEERAKKAAEKYNVPHVYTDYRDLLANSEIDAVSICTWNNSHAEISIASLEAGKNVLCEKPLCKTVDEALRVQEAVHRTGKMLQVGYVRRHASNIEVLRRFIDAGDLGEVYFAKASLTRRIGNPGGWFSDIERSGGGPLIDIGVHVIDLCWYLMGKPKVKSVTGNTYRKVGNRSNVLNYDFYKAADYDASHNTVEDMANALIRFENGASLMVDVSFNLHATQDSQSISIFGDKGGAELEPQLKITTERHNTMINIDPQITYPGFDFQGAFNREINHFVECCLGNTETICPVEDGTQLIQILNAIYQSASEGREIQF, from the coding sequence ATGAAACAGGTAAAAATCGGTCTCATCGGCTGCGGATCCATCTCTGAATGTCATTTGAACGCCTATCAAGCAAATCCTCATGTCCAACTGTATGCAGTCTGTGATCTGAATGAGGAAAGGGCCAAAAAAGCCGCAGAAAAGTATAATGTACCTCATGTCTATACCGATTATCGCGATCTGTTGGCTAACTCAGAAATAGATGCTGTCAGCATCTGTACCTGGAATAATTCCCATGCAGAGATCAGCATCGCTTCTCTTGAAGCCGGCAAGAATGTACTCTGCGAGAAGCCGCTCTGCAAAACGGTAGACGAAGCTCTTCGTGTACAGGAAGCCGTTCATCGTACTGGCAAGATGCTTCAGGTCGGCTATGTTCGCCGTCACGCTTCCAATATTGAAGTACTGAGACGTTTCATTGATGCAGGCGATCTGGGTGAAGTTTATTTTGCCAAAGCCAGCTTGACCCGCAGAATCGGCAATCCCGGCGGTTGGTTCTCCGATATTGAACGTTCCGGTGGCGGGCCGCTGATCGATATCGGCGTGCATGTTATCGACCTATGCTGGTACCTGATGGGCAAACCGAAGGTTAAATCAGTAACTGGCAATACGTATCGTAAGGTAGGCAACCGATCCAATGTGCTGAACTATGATTTCTATAAAGCAGCGGACTATGATGCCTCTCATAATACAGTGGAGGATATGGCCAACGCCTTGATCCGCTTCGAGAACGGGGCTTCCCTGATGGTTGATGTCAGCTTCAATCTGCATGCGACGCAGGATTCGCAATCCATCAGCATCTTTGGCGATAAAGGCGGCGCCGAGCTCGAACCGCAGCTGAAGATCACCACAGAACGACATAATACGATGATTAATATCGATCCGCAGATCACATATCCAGGATTCGACTTCCAGGGTGCTTTCAACCGTGAAATCAATCATTTTGTAGAATGCTGTCTGGGGAACACCGAGACGATCTGCCCTGTAGAAGATGGAACTCAACTGATTCAGATTCTGAATGCCATCTATCAATCAGCCTCAGAGGGCAGGGAAATTCAGTTCTAA
- a CDS encoding helix-turn-helix domain-containing protein, with protein sequence MTKYMDYMISPYPIRTYEPLVDPSKLKLKSLAFHSAGHLPGRTLQRVNSEFAHWAFVMITGGEGFYQVNDGEKQRVDPGSWFCLYPGAVFNYGPNHRGFWDEYYFTVYGERVDEWLRNWLHNPEQVKHGVVDDALLHRLEMMLMMIDSNQPGNLDRAAMMLELFLYELVVQVEQTQAGHRGTFTLKVIEDLSRSIYVQQKPEEIADRHHISVSTLRRIVHEYSGYPLNEFIHRLKIAEAKNLLLNTEMSVKELAEALGYQDMFYFSRVFKRVTGISPSSYRKRGGSS encoded by the coding sequence ATGACAAAATATATGGATTATATGATCAGCCCATACCCGATTCGCACCTATGAGCCGCTCGTTGATCCGAGCAAGCTAAAACTTAAATCATTGGCCTTCCATAGTGCCGGGCATTTACCTGGGAGGACGCTGCAAAGAGTGAATTCCGAGTTTGCTCATTGGGCGTTTGTCATGATAACGGGCGGAGAAGGCTTCTACCAGGTTAACGACGGAGAGAAGCAGAGGGTAGACCCAGGCTCCTGGTTCTGTCTATATCCGGGGGCTGTATTCAATTATGGGCCCAATCATAGAGGCTTCTGGGATGAGTACTATTTCACAGTCTATGGCGAACGGGTCGACGAATGGCTCCGGAACTGGCTGCATAATCCTGAACAGGTGAAGCATGGCGTAGTTGATGATGCGCTGCTACATCGGTTGGAAATGATGCTTATGATGATTGATAGCAACCAGCCGGGTAACCTGGACAGGGCTGCCATGATGCTGGAGCTGTTCTTGTACGAACTAGTGGTACAGGTAGAGCAGACCCAGGCCGGTCACCGTGGAACATTTACATTGAAAGTCATTGAAGACCTTTCCCGTTCCATTTATGTGCAGCAGAAACCGGAGGAAATTGCAGACAGGCATCATATATCCGTATCTACGCTACGGCGAATCGTCCATGAGTACAGCGGATATCCGCTCAACGAATTTATCCATCGGTTAAAGATCGCGGAGGCCAAAAATTTGCTGCTGAATACAGAAATGAGCGTTAAAGAACTCGCCGAAGCACTAGGGTATCAGGACATGTTCTATTTCTCTCGCGTGTTTAAGAGAGTCACCGGAATATCGCCAAGCAGTTACCGCAAACGCGGTGGCAGCAGCTAA
- a CDS encoding thioredoxin family protein: MLQDISEEELKIRWEQAGSREAVLFYTPLCGTCKLAERMLEIVLEAGGTIPVSKININYAPELTQDWKISSVPALIIFQAGFLVQKEYALHSVVDLQQWLKP; encoded by the coding sequence ATGCTGCAGGATATTTCGGAAGAAGAACTAAAGATTAGATGGGAGCAGGCTGGCTCTAGAGAGGCGGTACTGTTCTATACACCACTCTGTGGGACTTGTAAGCTTGCGGAGAGAATGCTGGAGATTGTCCTTGAAGCAGGCGGAACGATTCCTGTATCTAAAATTAATATTAACTATGCGCCAGAACTGACGCAGGATTGGAAAATCTCCAGTGTGCCGGCGTTGATCATCTTTCAAGCTGGCTTCCTGGTGCAGAAGGAATATGCACTTCATTCGGTAGTTGATCTGCAGCAATGGCTGAAGCCGTGA
- a CDS encoding AAA family ATPase — MELQQAVSISKRIHTNISEVIVGKEEVIELLLASLFGKGHVLLEDVPGTGKTLLAKALARSLDGQFKRIQFTPDLLPSDLSGINFYNQKTSEFEFRPGPVFTEVLLADEINRATPRTQSSLLECMEERQVTIDGLTHELSSPFFVMATQNPVDNQGTFPLPEAQLDRFLMRIEVGYPTHEEGVDILQRFQVKNPLEGLIPVVTGAEVAAVQRFVAGISVSKDLLSYIVRITEATRKHPDVRLGASPRASTALMRAAQGIALLQGREYVTPDDIKRVAEPVLAHRLLVRHGLRPDDRQSDAIVRQVLSEVEVPAEDVLTGRGK, encoded by the coding sequence ATGGAATTGCAGCAGGCAGTATCGATATCGAAGCGAATTCATACCAATATCAGTGAAGTGATCGTAGGGAAGGAAGAAGTGATTGAGCTGTTGCTGGCTTCCTTGTTCGGCAAGGGACATGTGCTGTTGGAGGATGTACCCGGCACGGGCAAGACACTGCTGGCCAAGGCTCTGGCGCGTTCCCTGGACGGGCAATTCAAGAGAATCCAATTTACTCCTGATTTATTGCCCTCTGATCTAAGCGGAATTAACTTCTATAATCAGAAGACAAGTGAGTTCGAATTCAGGCCGGGACCTGTGTTCACGGAGGTGCTGCTGGCTGATGAGATTAACCGGGCGACGCCGCGAACCCAGTCCAGCCTGCTGGAATGTATGGAGGAGCGCCAAGTGACGATAGATGGCCTGACCCATGAGCTCTCCAGTCCGTTCTTCGTAATGGCCACACAGAACCCGGTCGATAATCAGGGGACGTTTCCACTTCCTGAGGCTCAGCTTGACCGCTTTCTGATGCGGATTGAGGTCGGCTATCCTACTCATGAGGAAGGCGTGGATATTCTGCAACGATTCCAGGTGAAGAATCCGCTAGAAGGACTTATTCCAGTAGTTACAGGTGCGGAGGTCGCTGCTGTACAGCGGTTTGTTGCTGGGATTAGCGTGTCTAAGGATCTGCTGAGCTATATCGTCCGCATTACGGAGGCAACTCGGAAGCATCCTGATGTGAGGCTTGGCGCCAGTCCGCGTGCTAGCACTGCTCTGATGCGTGCCGCGCAGGGAATCGCTCTGTTACAAGGTCGGGAGTATGTAACTCCGGACGATATCAAGCGAGTTGCAGAGCCGGTGCTGGCCCATCGACTACTCGTTCGCCACGGACTCCGTCCAGATGATCGACAAAGCGATGCTATAGTGCGGCAAGTGCTCAGCGAAGTGGAGGTTCCTGCGGAGGATGTACTGACAGGAAGAGGGAAGTAG
- a CDS encoding DUF58 domain-containing protein → MQLTWLIVSASVLIGLLAFIYQRRAMRGLSYTRYFTKDAVFEGDTVEMVEVISNAKWLPLPWLRLESSIQAGLRFGDQANLDIYSGDIYQNHISLFYLRSYRRIKRHHQVICSRRGLFHLDSATLTTGDPLGLISKAQKFPLNLELLVYPQILALQELPLPNHSWIGELAVRRWIVEDPFLTSGIREYRPGDAMGSINWKATARTGSLQVHKRDYTADHRLMICLNLEDSDTMWRNINDPARIELGIRYAATVADQALRSGVETGLICNGHLINGPRESVRIEPSAAADQFELLLSTLARLVLDRTVSMSTLLEELLNEDPVDTDYLLISCHQGEKLRTATDQLLQRGNGVEWMEIPQIGKEESAVS, encoded by the coding sequence ATGCAATTAACCTGGTTAATTGTCAGCGCTTCCGTTCTGATCGGATTGTTGGCCTTTATTTATCAGCGAAGGGCGATGCGAGGGTTGAGCTATACTCGCTACTTCACAAAGGACGCCGTGTTCGAAGGGGATACGGTCGAAATGGTGGAGGTAATCTCCAATGCGAAATGGCTGCCACTGCCCTGGCTACGGTTGGAGTCGAGCATTCAAGCCGGACTCCGGTTCGGTGATCAGGCCAATCTGGACATCTACTCCGGGGATATCTATCAGAATCATATCAGTCTATTCTATCTTCGTTCCTATCGTCGAATTAAGAGACATCATCAGGTTATATGCTCGCGTCGTGGTCTCTTCCATCTGGATTCGGCTACACTGACGACAGGTGATCCGCTTGGTCTGATCTCCAAGGCGCAGAAATTTCCGCTGAACCTGGAGCTGCTTGTATATCCGCAAATCCTGGCCTTGCAGGAGCTTCCGTTGCCGAACCACAGCTGGATTGGAGAGCTTGCTGTTCGACGCTGGATCGTGGAGGATCCGTTCTTGACCTCGGGAATCCGCGAATATCGCCCCGGCGATGCTATGGGATCAATCAATTGGAAGGCAACGGCACGTACAGGTTCGTTGCAGGTCCATAAGCGCGATTATACAGCCGATCATCGGCTTATGATTTGTCTCAATTTGGAGGATAGCGATACGATGTGGCGTAATATTAATGACCCGGCGCGAATAGAACTGGGCATCAGATACGCGGCTACAGTGGCCGATCAGGCGCTGCGCAGCGGGGTCGAGACTGGATTGATCTGCAATGGACATCTGATCAATGGCCCAAGAGAATCTGTCAGGATCGAACCCTCCGCGGCAGCCGATCAGTTCGAGCTCTTGCTGTCGACGCTGGCCAGGCTTGTTCTGGATCGGACAGTTTCGATGTCAACCCTGCTCGAGGAGTTGTTGAACGAAGATCCGGTGGATACCGATTATCTACTGATTTCCTGTCATCAGGGTGAGAAGCTGAGAACGGCAACTGACCAGCTGCTGCAGCGGGGGAACGGCGTCGAATGGATGGAGATACCCCAGATTGGGAAGGAAGAGTCGGCGGTTTCATAG
- a CDS encoding GNAT family N-acetyltransferase, producing MIQYYRGTEQDMEVLFSAFQAGFIDYIVKLDLTMEQFAAHFFGQEGNAREHSFVAMFGDEAVGIILGGIKQYEGIQTMRCGALAVRPDLRGQGVSKELFRLHHQEAVDQGCRQLYLEVIQGNDRAIAFYNHHGYQRLYDLSYYTLTDLSGLAAKTQMNASGHGMVSITQLDSHPFAEAIQGREYFHLNWQNDLDYIHRSDKYVFYGALMNGNPVAVMAITRQGRISLLMVDKNERGHGIAQMLLNSAIRELALTRLQISFSNNARLHGFLQHLGFQRDPIQQYEMYRLL from the coding sequence ATGATCCAATATTATCGCGGTACGGAACAGGATATGGAAGTGTTATTCTCCGCTTTTCAAGCGGGATTCATCGACTATATCGTTAAGCTTGACCTTACCATGGAACAGTTCGCCGCCCACTTCTTCGGCCAGGAAGGAAATGCGCGTGAGCATTCTTTTGTAGCCATGTTCGGGGATGAAGCGGTCGGCATAATACTTGGCGGGATCAAGCAGTACGAAGGGATACAGACGATGCGCTGCGGTGCGCTCGCTGTCCGTCCTGATTTACGTGGGCAAGGGGTGAGCAAGGAGTTGTTCCGGCTGCATCATCAGGAGGCTGTTGATCAAGGCTGCCGCCAGCTGTATTTGGAGGTCATTCAGGGGAATGACCGTGCGATAGCCTTCTATAACCACCATGGATATCAGAGACTGTATGATTTGTCTTATTATACGCTGACGGATTTATCTGGATTAGCTGCAAAAACGCAAATGAATGCATCAGGTCATGGCATGGTTAGTATCACACAGCTTGACAGTCATCCGTTCGCGGAAGCTATACAAGGCCGGGAATATTTCCATCTGAACTGGCAGAATGACCTCGATTATATTCATCGATCGGACAAATACGTATTTTATGGGGCTTTGATGAACGGCAATCCCGTCGCTGTTATGGCTATTACCCGTCAAGGGCGGATCAGTCTATTGATGGTTGATAAGAATGAACGAGGACACGGAATAGCCCAAATGCTGCTGAATAGCGCCATTCGTGAATTAGCTTTAACACGGCTACAGATATCATTTTCCAATAACGCCAGGTTGCATGGATTCCTGCAGCATCTAGGATTTCAGAGGGATCCGATCCAGCAGTACGAAATGTACCGATTGCTCTGA
- a CDS encoding glycosyl hydrolase family 28-related protein: protein MIDVKRAGARGDGKTDDTAVIQRALQQAAQSKDTVYFPDGVYIIDPARTLSVGSNTSILGNGKTSVIKAASSGFGWDMIRVQGSNININNISLDGNNRVNRVLAIGGGSSNIVINNSSVANATHSTDKKSDYYVGVVSGIVIYGNTNSITISNTEIYNVSATNVSEGSLIARGIFVTTTWGSKEKIGKKILISGCYIHHISPADDGDGIYYEDPAMDNNKGENTGSIIANNRFTYCSKRAIKIYAQGMQIQSNQIENPFLNNNYYKGTKKGTPAPDMYSAISIYGSNNVVVNNIINGVGSFYAAFEVSAGDLIENTLIQGNSISMGDKSNIAGTTAIRLGNVRGFQLLNNNISNGERGVWTWQNADQGMIQGNSIVVRKGTGIDLTTYLSGYVQKNITCIGNNITAGKAKIVIPPRAINIVIK, encoded by the coding sequence GTGATTGACGTAAAAAGAGCAGGGGCGCGGGGAGATGGAAAGACGGATGATACGGCAGTCATTCAGAGAGCACTGCAGCAAGCAGCCCAAAGCAAGGATACGGTTTATTTCCCTGACGGGGTGTATATCATAGATCCGGCCAGGACGCTGTCGGTAGGGTCAAATACTTCTATTCTTGGCAATGGCAAGACATCGGTGATTAAGGCCGCTTCCAGCGGGTTCGGCTGGGATATGATCAGGGTACAGGGAAGTAATATCAATATTAACAACATATCGTTGGATGGGAATAATCGCGTGAATCGGGTGCTGGCTATTGGCGGAGGCAGCTCTAATATTGTGATTAACAACTCTTCTGTGGCCAATGCCACGCACAGTACTGATAAGAAGAGCGATTATTACGTCGGGGTAGTGTCCGGGATCGTAATCTACGGCAATACGAACTCGATCACGATCTCCAACACGGAGATTTATAATGTCTCAGCCACTAATGTCTCTGAAGGAAGTCTGATCGCCAGAGGAATCTTCGTGACGACGACATGGGGCAGTAAGGAGAAAATCGGCAAGAAAATATTGATATCAGGTTGTTATATTCACCATATTAGTCCAGCGGATGACGGGGACGGCATTTATTATGAGGATCCGGCTATGGATAATAACAAAGGTGAGAATACCGGCAGTATAATTGCCAACAACCGCTTCACTTATTGTAGTAAAAGAGCGATCAAGATCTATGCCCAAGGGATGCAAATCCAGAGCAATCAAATTGAGAACCCGTTCTTGAACAACAATTATTATAAAGGCACGAAGAAAGGCACGCCTGCCCCGGATATGTATTCGGCGATAAGCATATATGGAAGCAACAATGTGGTTGTGAATAATATCATTAACGGGGTTGGCAGCTTCTACGCCGCGTTTGAGGTGAGTGCCGGCGATCTGATCGAGAACACATTGATTCAGGGCAATTCAATCAGTATGGGTGACAAAAGCAACATTGCGGGAACTACGGCGATTCGCTTGGGGAATGTTCGAGGCTTCCAGCTGCTGAATAACAATATCAGCAATGGGGAGAGAGGCGTCTGGACATGGCAGAATGCCGATCAGGGTATGATCCAGGGCAACTCTATTGTCGTGAGGAAAGGTACGGGAATTGATCTTACAACGTATTTAAGCGGATATGTTCAGAAGAATATTACTTGTATTGGCAACAATATTACGGCGGGCAAAGCGAAGATCGTCATTCCGCCCAGAGCGATAAATATCGTCATCAAATAA
- a CDS encoding glycosyl hydrolase family 28-related protein, with protein MAFKIYRGGSLLRRNLFKSRFLIYLLLFALSAIAVLAIASPYRNMTINIMQAGARGDGIRDDSAVFIRALHQAAGRKGSTRIIVPAGTYLLNVKEPLELSSKTRLIGEDKPVLKFIAQPSEAFGYEAIRISGRDVLVDGIDLDGSGSFIRGIGIHPGSADVTIANSVIRNMRQAADPQSPLYSAVVSGIMIYGDTEDIKVLTSLITNISAMHSQPVARGIMVWNGSGASPAKRVTISGNEISYITPREDADGIFFDVPPNPAELSDSIVENNKIHHAAKRGIKISTPGVIVRNNYITNPYSGNNRYLFDPEQRLSQDMYSAISIYASHVTISGNLINGRGSYYAAIEADFENLDRIVIENNRIVGEQTEQAEEMTTGIRLGVFDSSSVRGNIIRNVGTAIYIAGQDAEYDNNVLDSLLSGNDVAGITNRTAPANP; from the coding sequence ATGGCATTTAAAATATACCGGGGAGGCTCCTTACTCCGGCGAAATTTATTTAAATCAAGGTTCTTAATATACTTGTTGCTCTTTGCTCTCTCGGCCATTGCCGTTCTCGCTATAGCCTCTCCCTATCGCAATATGACCATCAATATTATGCAGGCTGGGGCCCGTGGAGACGGCATCCGTGACGACAGCGCCGTATTCATTCGAGCCCTTCATCAGGCGGCTGGACGTAAAGGTTCGACGCGAATCATAGTGCCTGCAGGAACCTATCTGCTAAATGTGAAGGAGCCACTTGAGCTATCCAGCAAAACTCGCCTCATTGGAGAAGACAAGCCTGTATTAAAATTTATAGCCCAGCCTTCCGAAGCCTTTGGATATGAAGCAATCCGCATCTCTGGTCGGGATGTGCTTGTCGATGGTATCGACCTGGATGGATCAGGCAGCTTCATCCGCGGCATCGGCATTCATCCTGGCTCAGCGGACGTCACGATCGCTAACTCGGTCATTAGAAATATGAGACAAGCAGCCGATCCACAGAGCCCACTCTATTCGGCGGTCGTCTCCGGCATTATGATCTACGGCGATACTGAGGACATTAAGGTGCTCACCTCGCTCATCACGAACATCAGCGCGATGCACTCGCAGCCCGTTGCCCGGGGGATCATGGTCTGGAACGGATCAGGTGCGTCTCCAGCCAAGCGTGTGACAATCTCTGGCAACGAGATCTCATATATTACTCCACGTGAGGATGCAGACGGCATCTTCTTCGATGTCCCCCCTAACCCGGCGGAACTGTCCGACTCGATCGTTGAGAACAACAAGATTCATCATGCCGCCAAAAGAGGGATCAAGATCTCCACTCCCGGAGTGATAGTGCGGAACAACTACATCACTAACCCTTATTCGGGGAATAACCGTTATTTATTTGACCCAGAGCAACGTCTCTCTCAGGATATGTACTCAGCAATCTCTATCTATGCAAGCCATGTCACGATCAGCGGCAATCTCATCAATGGCAGAGGGAGCTATTATGCTGCGATTGAAGCAGACTTCGAAAATCTGGATCGTATCGTTATTGAGAATAATCGGATTGTTGGAGAACAAACAGAGCAAGCGGAGGAAATGACGACAGGAATTCGCCTTGGAGTGTTTGATAGCTCTAGCGTTCGTGGCAATATAATTCGTAATGTAGGAACAGCCATTTATATCGCGGGTCAGGATGCAGAGTACGATAACAATGTCCTCGATAGTTTATTATCTGGAAATGATGTAGCTGGTATTACAAATAGAACAGCACCTGCCAATCCCTAA
- a CDS encoding NAD-dependent epimerase/dehydratase family protein gives MKVLVTGGAGFIGRHTVSQLLEQGYQVIVVDQRRGDHKLSCDQSVTYYEADIVSEDLEQIFAKEEPDYCIHLAAQVSVPRSFENPHLDAEVNIVGTINVLRMCVRYKVRKIVFASSAAVYGNPGIYPIEEKCTLDPQSFYGLSKYVAESYIRSFADQYHLDYTILRYANVYGVREHRTGQDGVMTAFVERMAGGMPMIIYGDGRQTRDFVYVRDVAVANALALGAGSQQIFNISSGVGLSLLELSGILQQLCEHSISVQFMPQKPGDIDRSILSNDKARNLLGWSPSYSLEEGLRAMTVHEYGVKKKRGQPFTTSLQDYSKITAI, from the coding sequence ATGAAGGTGTTAGTTACCGGGGGAGCAGGGTTCATTGGCCGCCACACCGTGAGCCAGTTGCTCGAACAGGGTTATCAGGTCATTGTAGTTGATCAGCGACGAGGTGATCATAAGCTGTCCTGTGACCAGTCGGTTACCTACTATGAGGCCGATATTGTGTCGGAAGATCTGGAGCAAATTTTCGCTAAGGAGGAGCCTGATTATTGTATCCATCTGGCCGCCCAGGTTAGCGTGCCCCGCTCCTTCGAGAATCCCCATCTGGATGCCGAGGTGAATATTGTGGGGACGATTAATGTCCTTCGCATGTGTGTCCGGTACAAGGTGAGGAAAATTGTGTTTGCCTCTTCGGCAGCTGTATACGGGAACCCCGGTATTTATCCGATTGAGGAAAAGTGTACCCTTGATCCGCAATCTTTCTATGGGTTGTCGAAATATGTGGCAGAGAGCTATATCCGTTCATTCGCGGATCAGTATCATCTTGATTATACTATCCTTCGCTATGCGAATGTATATGGAGTGCGTGAGCATCGAACCGGCCAGGACGGTGTGATGACGGCTTTTGTCGAGCGGATGGCTGGAGGAATGCCGATGATTATATATGGTGATGGGCGCCAGACCAGGGATTTCGTCTATGTTCGGGATGTAGCTGTTGCGAATGCACTAGCGCTGGGCGCTGGTTCACAACAGATTTTCAACATAAGCAGTGGGGTAGGGCTTTCCCTACTTGAGTTAAGTGGAATATTGCAGCAGCTGTGCGAGCATAGCATTTCCGTTCAATTTATGCCTCAGAAGCCGGGAGATATTGATCGCAGCATTCTGAGTAATGATAAGGCCAGGAATCTGCTTGGCTGGTCCCCGTCGTACTCATTGGAAGAGGGCCTTCGGGCCATGACCGTACATGAGTATGGGGTCAAGAAGAAGAGAGGGCAGCCATTTACAACGAGTCTTCAGGACTATAGTAAAATTACAGCGATCTAG